AAGAGGACAGCTTTACATATATTTCAAGCCTCTAATGTCTGAACAGTCTCATGCTCCTTATTTGCTGATTTGTACCTTCTTGGATTAAAAATAGCATGTATGACACAGCTGTTAAGAAATTATGGATTTACAGAGATCTTGTGCCATCTCTGTAGTAAACTTAACCATGATCTTTCCTAGTAGTAAAGGTAATGCAGTGGGTCAGTTTACACTTGCCTTTAAACATGACCATTTTGCATATCCTGGTGACCAGTATTTACCTTTTCAGAGCAACATATCTTCTAAGTACAGTTTTCTGGACTACCAGTGCACATAAGGTGAAGCAACCGTATTCCTGTAGCAGATATATTCTTCTGAAGAATCACAGGAGAAAGCTAGTCTTTAAAGGCTGCTTTTACTTAAtagtaaaaatcaaaatgtatgATTGGACATATACAAAGAACTGAGATACTGTGGCAAGCCCTCCTtaaaaaggctgaaaaggaaaaattagttGAAAAGTTTACATTACCAAGTCACAAATCAGAAGGCATACTTTGAACAATCCCAGTTGACAAGATTATTTGAGCCCAACTTTTTCCTGGTACTTCTGTGCTAAATAGCTTGCTATTTCTTCTTGAATTAATAGATTGGGGATTGGGTTCTTTTTTATAAGATAGAAGTGTCTTTCTTAAGGTTTAAGCACATGTTGTTGTAGACAAATGATCGCACCTTTATTATGTGCCAAATTAAGTCCAGCTAAATTATGTGGGCAAACAGCCTATGATTATTGGTCATGTAATTTTATCTATTTCTTCCCCCAAAAGGTTATGAGATTCTCTCAAGGCtgaaaaagtgttaaaaaagaaCCTATAAACTCCACATTTCTTCCATGGGCGATATGGCTTGATTGCCCGTGAATGCAAGAAGTCAAAGATTATTAGAGTCATGGCACTAATAGTTGGCTGGCCATaataatttcttcactttttgcgtttgtttttttgaagtgttaCTCCCTATCCGGATATGGAATTGAATGTGCACATATAAGTGAATGTGACGTTATGCAGAAGTTGAAGTCTTTGGGGAACTGCATGCTACCATACTATAATTCagttctgttgtgtttttttcttctggtcaAATCCTAACAGCATTGCCTTTATTCTACTAAATAGCCTTGGTAGAAAAGCAAGGAAGACTATTCATATAACTttaaatgtcttaaaaaaaatcaagagaataGTTAACTTTTGGAATTTAATTATTAATGTTAAGGCTTAATTGTAGTCTTTGTTTGAATGAAAATTCTGTAGAATTAATCTTACACCTTTTTTAACAGGaactggaaataaagaaaatggctAAGACTGGTAACAAAGAAGCCTGTAAAGTGCTAGCAAAACAGCTTGTACAACTGCGGAAGCAGAAGAATCGAACATACGCTGTTAGCTCTAAAGTCACTTCTATGTCGACTCAAACAAAGGTCATGAACTCTCAGATGAAGATGGCAGGAGCTATGTCAACTACAGCAAAAGTAAGGCGTTACAAGACATTCTTTCACATTAAAATGCAGCATATGGTTGCAAAAGTTAAGTTGTGTTATTTTGTATAAGATAACTGAAGGGATAAAACTTATTGCTTAATACCCCAAATGGTGTTGAGGATACAGTAGGGAAATGTAATTTGATTCATATTATGAAATTTTTTGTCTAGTCAATCCAGCCAGTTAGCACCTAACTAAGCATATTTTCTTGGGCTAGACATCTGTCAAATGTTTGCATGGTAAAAATAAACTCTAATGCCAGTGGAAGAACTCTTTTAATACATCAAAAAGACCCAAACCATGCCGCTACAGTGTCTTGCCTGTATATCTTGTCACGAGCAGTTTTTATTGGGAAAAAGTAGGGCATGCTTCGTCTAGAAATCAAGGCAATGTGTCACAGTAGCTTTATGGCTTGTGCAAAAAGTAGGTTATTGCTTCAGATCTTAAGTTCCTAAGGAAATCTAATCTGGAGTTCCCTGTCATTCTCACTCACCGTGCTCTAAGGAAACAGTATTGCATTAAGTTTTCTCACAAATCTCATCTCATAAAAGAGtctgaaaaatctcagttaTCTGAGTTAGTTGTGAACTTTCCCCTATTTCCCTGAATTGATAAACAGGGAGTTTGCTTTTGGCAAGGAGGATTGTTCAGCTGGAGGTGTAGGAAACAGAATTAGCGTGCATCATTGTAGACAAGTTATGCTTTTATCACAGTCCAAGTTGAATCCAGTTACGTGCCAGTTAAACACAGTAATGCAATGCAACTTAGTGCAGAAAGTAATTACTGCTAAGGCTTTGCTGTCAGATATCTTTTAGAAGCAGTATGTTGGCAGGTATCAGCTGTTCAGTGACACAAACTCATGGCTCTGTAGCAAACTTTCCATCCTCCATGACTAACCcacaaagggggggggggcttgtCTGACTGTACAACTGATCAAGTTAAACAGCTTAGTATTCCTACAACAGTGTTGCATGTGAACAAGTTggtcttgctttttaatttttacatggTCGACTTGTTTTTATCTATGAGACATCTTGGattaaatttctgaaaaatcaaagtgtCACTAGGCTAATTATGAAGGTTAAGTcagtagaaaaaacaaaaatattaaaaaataaattaaccaGCATCCACAAAAGTGATGTTTTTTTGAAACACAGCAGGTACTTCTATGGACTGGTTTGTGTAACATTATCAAGAGAAGGTGTTAAATTCTTTTGGTCACTTTTAAAGTGAGTATTTTGCCTTATCAACACGGGAAGCTTAAAAAAGTAAAGTATTCAGTCATTCATTTTGAAGCTTGTAAACTATTCTTAATCTTATGCAACcatcagtgaaaaatatatGGAATCAGTTGCATCAACAAGCAAGACAAATACATGAATGCGAAgctttcaaagtattttctatATACTTTTTAGCATGTATGGCATTAATTTTGGACATAGTAAAGTCCAGTTAATAGTTACCTGTTTCTTTTAATCATGCATCTGACCcttattttctgaagatatATAATCTCTGTATCAGTTTAGTGCAAATGTTTTTGATATCCATTTATAACTCTTGTAAAAGAATTCTAAGGAACCAACACCCTCTAAGTCCAGaacaactttttaaattcaaataatgTGACTATGAACACAGTCTTTGAAATTCAAGTAACATTAGAAGCATAATACATTATCACTTTAAACAAACTCAAACATGAAGGCAGAAGAGCTTCTACGAAGCCAGTAGCGGCTGTAGTAGCTTGATAGCATCCCTTTTAATTAACCAACTCTTTTATCTTCTCAAAGATGGTTAAACTTTACGTTTGAATTGCTCATGTCTATATTTAGGTTTTGACATCCCATGAGAGATGCAGTAGCTTGCTGcttaggaaagaagaaagtattaAATATTGGTGCCTGCAAAGGCAGTGCTGCATACTTATAGTAAAACAGGTGAAGTTTATTACAGCGTCACAGAAAGATCTCTACCCATTACAAAGGTTCACCCTACTAATGTGTACTTCCTGAACACTTCGATATTTGCTTTCcagagaaaagtaatttttccgTTAAATTATAACATAAAGAAACAATTGCAATTTAATGCCTGTCCTCTAGTGGTGGTTCAAATAAATGTTCCTTACTGAATAAAAAACCTGCAGCCCTTTACCTCTTCAAAGTGTATAGCCTGCAAGTTAGGAAATATTGTCCCATTCTTTTCATTTAGGTCAGGCAGATTTTTCCTAATATAAGGCCAGGAGAAGGGTCATGGTGCAAGAAAGACacatacatttaaaagcatatCTATTAGGGTAGTAGACAGCGATATTTCTTACTAGGTGCAGACTGTACTATTGATCTGTTGTGTATCTACAGTTCTCATGGGTTGTAAAGAGACAAGGAAAGTGAAACTTGGactgaagggtttttttattagaaaagtcTTATTCCTTCTTAGTGTATATATTGGTATTTACTAATGTCTCATTGTATGATTAAGGGTTTTTTCAATATTAATAGACAATGCAAGCAGTTAATAAGAAAATGGATCCACAAAAGACACTACAAACTATGCAGaatttccagaaggaaaacatgaagatGGAAATGACTGAAGAAATGAGTAAGTTCTGCACTGCAGGGAACAACTAGCTGCAGCCCACAGTGCTCTTGGAAGGGTAGAACAAGTCTAGAAATACTGATGcttgaagttttatttttacaattaatGAGACtgacagcaaaaatgaagagtaaacaaaacaatgcaTGTCTGAGCAGGGAGGTTGAGCCTTAGGCTTTTTAGTAGTTCTAGATACTAAATCTAGAATCCATTCCTTCCCATCTTTGTGCAAAACACCCATCATACTTCTAGAAAGAACATACTGAAAGGGAAGAGGGTTTGAGACCGGTTCAAAACCTTGTTGGCGTAACTGGTAGGGGGACTTGAAAAATTGCCCTTTCTGTAGCTGATAGTTCTgcatgtgctttttcttctgggaCTGGACACTTAATTTAGATATTATTGATAATCTCAGCTTTATGTACATGGTGGTATGGGAtggttttgtctcctttttttaagcCACAAACTACTTCTTGGGAGGTGGCAAGTTTCTTGTTCCCGATTGCATCTGTGCGCTGTCAACTAGATAATCCCAAACTTCCTGGTGCTGCTAGCACAGTTTCCTTCCTATCCTAATCCCTGCCACTGTGTTGGCCATAGTAAGTAGCATGGACTCAATATTGTTGAGCAAGATGTGAACACCTCAACTGCGCAGAACTGTATTGTTGCAATTCAGAAATTAGCTGAGTAGTTAACAATTTCGCAACTTACttagaggaggaagaggaaagggattTTTATGGAACTGtagaagatgtttttaagaaatgttaagaTCTAGTAGGGGGGAGATAGTTCAGTTGCTCTATTTTGGTgaaactgaacatttttataaaaacagtcATGCCTTGCCTTGTTGCTCTAGCTGTGCTCACAGGCTTTGCAAGACAGAGGCAAGAAAGCCTCTCCAATATATGGGTGCTTTCTGTTGGTATCTTATACAGTGGTGTTACTACTACATTCTGGGAGCGTAGAAAGATGGTACTAGGTTATTTTAGTAACCTTTTTGCTTAATGcagtgtggattttttttttctttcttctaagtTAATGATACTCTGGATGATATTTTTGATGCTtctgatgaagaggaagaaagccaAGATATTGTTAACCAAGTGCTGGATGAGATAGGAATTGAAATCTCTGGAAAGGTATGGCTATTTTTACCCTGTTCATGTGCTTCTTCCCcttcattccctttttttaaatagttcattCTAGTAGCCTTTACCTTACAGTCTTATTCTAGAAGTCAGCTTGTCATAACATGTATTATTTTGACTGAAGAAAACTTCTGTCATCTTCTAGATGGCCAAAGCTCCGTCAGCTGCCAGAGGCTTACCATCTGCATCAACATCAAAAGCTGCTACCATATCAGATGAAGAGATTGAACGACAGCTCAAAGCTTTGGGAGTTGATTAGCTTGATGGCAATATACAGTCTGCCTTCTAATTATTCAGCTGCAGACAGATGTCAAAAGTGCAAATACTCTTTCAATGCAACTGGTGTCTAGGAAAACTCTGAAGCTTCAGAAATGACAGCTTGAAGTTGGtactgggggaaggagaaggggagaatGTTTTGAATCAGTTTACAGGAAGAAGTACACTTGGTGTGTCCATTGCATGGAGTCTTTTTGAGCACTGGACCAACCAGGGATGTAGTTCTAATGATAAGTTAATTTATACCTGATCTGAATCTGTCCTCTGAATTCaaagttttcttctgtctcagtTCCTGATCTGTCTTTAGAATTGGCTGTTCTGTGGCTGGTGGTGATGCCTCCTAGGACAGCAcctatataatatatataatttttataaaactgtCGCTATAGAAAAATTTAGTCTGTCATCTTAGCACAAATGAAACTTCACCTTTGCTCTTAGTTGGAAACTATTTCTTTTGATGAGAAATAGCCTTGAAAGTCTAGCAAATttaggcagaaagaaaaagcattttatgtatttctttcaagTTCCTGTAGTAACTTTGAGTTGATTAAATAATAGCTGGTTATTCTTTTTACCGAAAGGGAAGGATACAGTCCTTGTGCAGTTAATTTTACTGGCAGAGGATTTAAATTTGTTAGTGAACTTTGTTGCATGAAAGGCACTGATCGAACTCTATTGTACTGTAATATAGCTGATTTCAACAGAATTGCTGTGCCTTTATGTATATAAATCTTGTacctttgtgatttttttccagaatgagTCTTTGAAAGGTGAGTAAACTTGTAATGAAGATGGTTTCACAAAACACTATGGCGAGACCTCTGTGTACACTTGATGGGACTCAGTGCTGAAGTTCAGAAATGCACTTGTTCAGAAATGCAACTTGTGCACTTGCAAAAAGGACATTtgcctgaaacaaaatttgtatatattttacagtatttcttaaTGGAAGATAACTGTGCATAATTGTATTGTTTACTAAGATGCAATTGATCACATTGATAAGCTAAATCTAAATTTTAGTTTTGAGAACAATTTTGGATGATACCTGATAATTACTTGtct
Above is a genomic segment from Gymnogyps californianus isolate 813 chromosome 1, ASM1813914v2, whole genome shotgun sequence containing:
- the CHMP2B gene encoding charged multivesicular body protein 2b isoform X1, whose product is MASLFKKKTVDDIIKEQNRELRGTQRAITRDRAALEKQEKQLELEIKKMAKTGNKEACKVLAKQLVQLRKQKNRTYAVSSKVTSMSTQTKVMNSQMKMAGAMSTTAKTMQAVNKKMDPQKTLQTMQNFQKENMKMEMTEEMINDTLDDIFDASDEEEESQDIVNQVLDEIGIEISGKMAKAPSAARGLPSASTSKAATISDEEIERQLKALGVD
- the CHMP2B gene encoding charged multivesicular body protein 2b isoform X2, with the protein product MKGSVTADNIIKEQNRELRGTQRAITRDRAALEKQEKQLELEIKKMAKTGNKEACKVLAKQLVQLRKQKNRTYAVSSKVTSMSTQTKVMNSQMKMAGAMSTTAKTMQAVNKKMDPQKTLQTMQNFQKENMKMEMTEEMINDTLDDIFDASDEEEESQDIVNQVLDEIGIEISGKMAKAPSAARGLPSASTSKAATISDEEIERQLKALGVD